The Metallosphaera hakonensis JCM 8857 = DSM 7519 genome includes the window AAGATAGCCTTAATTAACCCAATGAAATGAATTTATCGGACATCTATCGTGAATTCAGTTTATTTAAAAATCCTTAACGAATTTGATTGAATGTTGTCACGCTTTGAGTAGGGTGTCTGAAACGGGAGCGTGTCATGTCCTTAAGCAACGCTTTCCATACATCTATACGGGAAGGTCACTACTAATCGGGATCAAAGAAATTAGGACATAATCATGACCTCTAGAGGCCACTGGTCTCCAATCGAAATGATATATCACTTTTGATATGACCTAAATTGGTCAAGATATACAATTTAAACAATGCCTAACTCTTCTAATATCCAGGCTAAAACCGAATTGAAGATCTCCTCCCCTAAATCAAGTCTATAACTATCTCATCGTTAGATTTCTTGTAAATCCCTGGGACGATTTTGGACCAATTATTATAAACATGGTTAAATGTCCATTTGCACTTCTTATATAGAAAATAAATTATAATCTTCTATGTTAGTAATCTCAGAATGAAAAGCTTAGTACTCAGTTCAACTGTCCCATCTGGGGAAGCTGCTTTATCCGTGGTGAGAGATCCCAACAACGTTGTCTCGGTCCTGCCTGGTGTGGTTTCCATTCAAGGAAATCGGGTCAGGCTGAAGTTCAAGAGGTTTCTCCTCTCCCACGACTCGACCTATGAGGTCTCACTCTTCACCCATGGTAGCAGAATTGTGGAGTACAAGCTGGAGGATCAACGAGGGAACACGTTGAAGATCATGTTCTCGCTCTCTGATAATGAACTATCAATATCCGTCAGCTACTCTGGGGAGAGGGAGTGGGTCATGAAGCCGGCGTTGGAGGCCATCATTGAACAAATTGGTGAGGGATTGAGAAAGGAGATGGAGAGGAAGAGCGCTCCAACAAGTGGGGACTACTCTCAGCTGATATCCAAGTTGTCCTCTTTAACCAAGATCATCATGAAGTCCAAGATCGTGAAATCTGAGGTAATTAACTTGAAGGAAGGCGAGCTAATAGACTATCTTCATCAAATAATAATTGAGTTCCAACACTATCCGGTTATATACGTCTCAGGTACTGGAGACGCTACCTTCAGGCTCCTCTTAGTCAACGGTGAAGTGAAGGGAGTTTACGTTCTGAAAGACGGAAAGGAGCATCTGGGGGAAGACTTGCTTAACCTGCTGAACGGCGATTACAAGGTTCACGTTTACGTCTCGCTTAATCCAAAGGTTTTGGAGGTTGGAACATGAGGGTTCACAAGCCGTATGTGATACATGAGGAAGGGGATAGATCCTTCATCTGGCTCGGTTTAGATGAGTCCGATAGGGAGAAAGGTGTGTTGACCAATCAATATCTATTGAGGGATGGGGACAGGGGAGCTCTCCTGGACGCGGGAGGATACTTCGTTTTTGAAAGGGTTCTGAATTCGATCCAAGAGTTCGTTAAGCCGGAGAAGGTCGAACTTCTGCTGTACAGCCATCAAGATCCAGACGTTGTGGGTGCGCTTAATCTATGGGTGGACATGGTACCCAACGCAAAGATCTACGTATCGGAATTATGGGAGAGGTTTCTTCCCCACCTTGGATATGACCTCGGCGGTGTAATAAATGACATACCCGACTCTGGGATGAGAATACCCTTTGGGAAGAGTTATATTGAGGCTATACCTGCTCACTTCCTTCACTCCCCAGGTAACTTCCACTTTTATGATCCAATAACGAGAGTATACTTCTCGGGCGACATGGGAGCTGCCATATTTCCCAAGGACAGGTGGTACTTGATGGTAGATAACTTCGATGAGCACTCGAAATACATGGAGGCCTTTCATAGGAGATACATTCCGTGCAAGAGGGCTTTAGATCAGTGGCTCAAGAGAATTGAGCTACTAGACATCAAGATCATAGCCCCTCAACATGGTTCCGTATTTGCCGACGATAACGTTCCCAAGTTCCTAAACTGGCTTAGGTCTCTGGATAGGGTTGGACTTGATCTCCTTGATTGAGGAGAGGAAGATGAGCAGTTAACCCAATTTCAATTTCACTGTATTTTTGAATAATAGGACTCGTGAGAGCTCTCACGACGTGTTCACTAAATCGGGACGTCAAGTTAGATGAGTTTTTACGAAGTCCTCCAATGAAGTTGCTCCCGCTTTCTCTATCAGGTCTCGATCCCTGGAAATTAAGGTCAGACCAAAAGACCCAGCTACGTAAGCGTAGGACGCGTCATAATAAGTCAAACCTCTCTCCACAGCGACTTTCATTACACCATCAAGGGGAGGGTTATCTACCACGTTAAATTTTCTCATGAGCCTACGGAAAAGATTTGCTAGAGCTACTGGGTCCTTAATTTTCTTGTGTAAATAGTGACTCTTCCAGATCGCGTTCCCCACCTCATAGAAGGTTAAAGTTAGTACGTAAGATTTCTTGAAGTCCACCCTATCCACGTAATCCATGAGAGAGTATAGAGCCGATGCGTCGAAAAGGAATCCCGATGAATGGGACATCGGCCTATCTCTCCTCCCTGCTCTCTCTGATGTCCCTTACCCAATCTTCCTCGCTTACGTCCTTCATTAGTTCCTTGATCTTCGTAGCGATTTCCCTAGTCTCCTCCATCTCCTTTTCTCTTATGGCATCGTCCAAAGCTTTTTCGATTACATCCCTAAAGTTGATCCCGAGCTCCTCAGCCTTCCTCTTGAGCTCCCTTGACACCCTTACGCTTATCACGTCAGACATAATTATGTATACGTTATGCTCGTATATAAGGATGATTCACATGTTGACCTCACTTACATGGTAGACCTCAATGGATCGTGATCCCACGGAAGACGAAAATTTTTCATGAGTTTTAGATAAACCAATCACAACAAACCGCCGTGAGTCCCTGGAAGGAGTTCGACCTTGATCCTTGTGAAACCTGAAATGTCCCGCGATGGGACTCTTCTCATAAAGTTTTAATACATGTTCCCAAAAAGAGCCCGAGACAATGAGACAAACAATAGGTTCAATAATCGTGGGATTGTTAATCGCGTCGTTTGGCGTAGCTATCTTTTCAAGTCCCATCACTGCATCCACCCAAACTTACACCGTCACTTTCATGGAACATGGACTTCCCAACGGGACCGCATGGTCAGTGAAATTTGGAGGACAGGTCAAGAACTCCACTACGGATCAGATAAGCTTCCAAGTTAAGGGTACCTCATACCTCAACTACTCGATTCCTGACGTGGGGAAGTACATACCCACACCGTCGCAGGGTAGTTTTCTCGTGGACAACTCAACTACGATTAACGTTACCTTTGCCCTTCCATTCGTAAAGATAGTCATAACCAAGCTGATTGTGGTGGATCAGAGCACGGGTACTTCGGTTACTCAGTTGGAACCAGGTAACACATATCAGGTCGGGGTAAGTCTCCAGAATCAGGGCAACACGGGAACTTTCGTAGAAATCAATGAGACCGTCCTCATGAACGGAAAAGTGGTGGAGTCTGACGTCCCAATCCTCAGCATAGGTCCTGGGAGCACGGCGTCGGCAACTTTCCTATGGACGCCCAACACTGCTGGAGTTTACACTTTCCTGGTACACGTCCAAGCATCTCCCAACATTAGTGAATCAGCCTCTTACCCGCTATATGTGGGTGTCTCACCCGTCAAGACTTATAACGTAACTTTCACGGAAATGGGATTACCTGCGGGTACTCAATGGAGCGTGGAATTTAACGGGGAAGTAGAGTCCTCCATGACCCCCACAATAACCTTCCAGGTAAGCAACGGTACGTATACCTATTACGTGAACAACGTGAGTGGCTTCCTTCCCAACGTAACCTCAGGTAAGGTGAAAGTGAACGGAACTACGAACGTGATGATATCGTTCTTACCCTTGATATTTAAGCCGGTCTCGAAGCTCTTGCTTAGCTATGATGGGGAACCAATTTCACAGCTGGAGACCAACACCACGTATAGCGTCATTGCTAGCGTCACTAATGTAGGGAACACGTCAGGCCAGGGTTACCTCCTGTTACTTGGGAGACAAGGAACGGTTAACGTGATCGATCAGAAGTTCAATTACACCTTGAGACCTGGGCAGACGGAGAACTTCACGGAGGAATTCATGGTTAACTCCACGACTCCCTTAACCATCACTTTGACCCTGTACACCTTGACTCCACAAGGAGCTAAGGCGGTGTATAACTCGACCTCCCAACTCCCAGTTATTCAAAAGGTAACCAACACCACCAAGAGTCAAACAAGTAACACCACAACTACCACAACCACTACTCCCAACACAACTAAACCAACTACAACCACGAACGTGAGCACTCCTTCTATCCCTACCCAGAAGTCGTCTAATACCTTATTATATGTAGCAATAGCTGTTGTTGTAGTAGTGATCATAGCCATTGTCCTCTTGGTAAGAAGAAGATAATTTTTTACTCTCTCACATTTAGGATACGTTTACACAACTTTTAAGAGTTAGTTTACGTAGATTACCCACAACATTTATGGGAAAATCTTCACACACCATAATCTAGATGTAATTTACATGGATGATTTATTCTATGTTTACTCTCTCACTGTAAGGTAATAATCCGTCGAAAAGGGAGTTTTAACTAAGGGAAGGAAGAGCCAAGGTTTCCTACTAAAAGCGTGGAAAACGTACTCACCTGACTTCCTCCCCGCCCTAAACGGTAGACCCAAAATCACCTCCGTAAAAATAAATCTATCTTGTTATTAAGTGTTTTCTCAAGAGTAAATATAAAATCCTTGAGACCCGATAGATCGTCTAGAAAGCAGAGGATGAGCAGCAACCTGAACTCCTCCCTTCTCATGACGTCCTTGAACACGGTGTAAAGCGAGTAGAAGACCATGGCCAGCACGAAGATCAACTCGCGGAAGACGAACTTGGTGGAGCTCGTGAAGGGAAGGAAGGCCTTGATGTTCCTGTAAGACGTCTCAATGGGACCCCTAACCTTGTTGTACAGCTTCACTTCCCTCTTGGTTAGGTTGAGGTTGGTCGCCCTCGCGAAGTACACCACGGTCTTCCTCTTCTTCTTAACGATTTCCTTACCATACACCAGAAGTCTGAAGTTGACCTGCTCTTCCTTCTTACGTCTCTTATTGGTCGCGTACTCCCCGTCGAACTCCTCGTATATCTTCACGTCCCCCACGGGGACTCCCATCACGTACTTGAACTGCGATATGAACCTGAGGACTTCCACGGTGTAGAAGCCCGCGTCCAGGGTTACGAGCCTCACCTTGAAGCCCATTCCCGCAATTTGCTCCACGAGGAACTTCACGATCTCGTCCTTGGTCATCCCGTTAACTTGGGGAACGAAGGCCAGGAGGAGCACCATTCCCTGATACTTCGTGGTCGCGGTGGCGTAGTTCCACGAGCTCCCCTTGGAACTACCCAACCCGTTCACCGGCTTACCGTACCACGTCTTCGTGGTCCAATCTATGGAGACGTCGACCTCCTTCACTCCCTTGAGCATCTCCATGGAAATCCTCCTCATGGACTCCAGGAGCTTCTCCACAACCTCGTTTCCCTGCTCCTCCACGTAGTTCCTCACGGTCTGAGGTGACACGTTGTACCCGTTGGACCTGCCCTCCACGGAGTCCTTCCACAAGCACGCGGAGACCAGAACTCTCGCTACCTCCTCCGCCCTTCTCCCCTTGAAGGTTAACATGGAAAGTAATTTATATCCTATTTGTTGTAGATTATTTTGGTGAGGAAGACCCGGTGTTACCACCTTAGGTTCACCACGTGATAATACCGGGTTCCTCGCCTTAAACCTTTCTTCAACTTGTTGCGCTCTTGACAAAGATATAAATTCTATTACTTTTTACGAATCTGATACTACCCAACCAGAATTATTTTTCGTAAAATGATTTTGGGTCTACCGTAAAGGGCGAAGGTTCCCCTCATCGATTCGGGCTTACATCTCTCATTTGAGGGGCAGTCGAGAGGGTCAGAGACCCCCTCCCATTGAGGTTCATAACTGCAATAACGTGAGACTGTCCGGAATGTAAAAAATTGAATTTTTATTGGCGAGAATAAGTTGGTTCTTAGCGTTGATCTAGATTAAATTGAAGTAACACTTAAGTCAGAGGAGGAGAGGGTAGTACCATGGCGCGGACTTTAAGAGGAGTCCCAGACTTGATGTACTACCCTCTTCCCCCAAGGGAGGATATGCCGTGGAGGGAAAAATGGTTAACGGAGATCAAACCCGTGCTGGACGCCATGGATTTGGAGAGGTTTCTGGGAGAGGGCGAGCTGGTTTACCTGAAGTTGTTGATCGTCATGGTGCTCTACTCCTGTTCCTATAGGGACGCGGTGAAGATGGTCAACGTGAACGTGGTCGTGGCGTGGTTCGTGGGGAAGGTGGGGAAGAGCACGCTGCACGACTTCGTGGAGAGGGTCTACGCGGTTAGGAAGAGGTTGCTGGAGGTCTCGTTCAGGCTGGAGGAGAGGTGCCTGCCCAGCTACTTGCCCGCCAGCGCCCACGTCCTGAACTTCACGACGTGGCTCGTGGACTCCTTCCTCCTGGACTTACCTCCTGGGAAGAGGAGCGCGGAGACCTTCCGGGAGAAGGCGGAGCTGGAGAGGAGGGAAGGTAACTTGAGGAGGGCCTTGAAGCTGCTCTCCCTTGGGAGGACCAAGAGGAGGTTCAAGGGAAGGTGGACCTAGGAGAGGGGAGTCTCGCACTACGGGCTCAAGGCGGTGGCCGTGATCTCCGCCTCCCTCTTCGTGAGGTCCATCACGGTGAAGCTGGCCAACTTCTCGGACAAGAGGTTCAAGTCACCGCTCAAGGGGGTTAAGATCGCGGACAGGGGATTCTCGCCCTCCCCGACACAGCTCATCGCGCGGGAGAAGCCCTTCACTACCCTGAGAGCCCACGTGGAGTTCTTCGGCACCTACCTGGACGCGTTCTGGAGGCCCTACGGGACCACGACCTGGAGGAACGACGTCTTCCTTCACGTCCTTGGAGTGATCTACAACATCAAGATGTTCCTCGCTATCCAACGGAGGACTCCTCCAGGACGTAGAGTCCTTCAGCTCTGAGACGCGCCCCCACGCAATCAGGCAACACTATGCGCGATAGATAAATCCTCTCGTCTTGATATTTTTCCATGATCCAGTTTTTCTCGATGATCCAGGTTTCACCCTTCTGGCAATATTAATATTTATCATTCTGTTTATCTATTCGTTCAGATAATTACATTCCGGACACACTCACGTCACGATCGTTCGCATAACCGCATGAAGGACAAGAAAAATACCTATGAGAGACCTCCTTCATCCTTTTACCACATCTAGGGCAGGAAACGGAAGAGTACTTTGGATTAACAAACTCAACTAGAACACCGTGTTTCTTAGCTTGCCACTCAATCCAGTACTGAACCCTACGATACTGCATCAAGTAGAGTTTGTCACGAAACTCCTTAGGGAGTTTGCCCACGTTCTTGATGAGGTTCTTGAGACCCTCGAGAGAGTGTCCCGAACGCAAATAATTGAATAAATCTATGTACAAGTTCATGGAGAATTATTCAAAAGAGAAGGTAAATTGGTGAGAAATTTTGAATTTTCTTTTGACGTTAAAGGTCGCGTAATACTTATAGGGAACCGGGACGTTGTAATACCGATAGATATGAAACCGTGGATACAATACTACAACGGTCCGGTTCCCTACGAATACTTGTCATCGTGGCATAAAACTCTTGTGAAGATGAACTACATGTTGGTCACGTCGGAGGTGTTGTCGCGTCTAGATGACTTCGTGTTGAGGGCGTTGATAGTCATGGTCGTGTGGAGGTGTTCCTACAGGAACGTGCGGAGCTTCTACATGACTGACGTGGTGGTAAGGTGGTTCCTAGGGGAGTGCAAGTCCAAGTCGGAGATCCACAGGAGGGCCAAGGGATTTAGGGAAGTGTTCAAGGAGGCCTTCAAGGAACATGTAAAGGAGTTGGAGGGGAAGTTGAGCGCGCTAACTGACTACCTGCCCAGCAGCGCGTTATATGGGAAGGTCTGGAAACTTTGGGCTGTGGACTCCTTCATAATCGAGGTCCCCTTCGGGAAGAGGAACAGGGAGACCTTGAAGAAGAAGTTCGAGCTCGAACTGAGGCAGGGGAAGTTGAGGGACGCAGCTGACCGGCTCTACCAATTCATGAAGTGCAAGATAAGGAGGAGGTTTAAGGGACAGTTCACCAAGAAGAGGAATCGAAGTTACTTCGGCTTCAAGGTATTCATAGCCATATCGCCCACAATGTTGATCCACGAGATTCAGGTTGAATTGGCCAACTTCCCTGACAACGAGGTCGACTTCTTCCTAAGCGGTTACAAGGTAGTGGACAGAGGATTCGTGGGGAAGTCCTCGACCTGGTTGATCGGCTTCCCCAGTTTCAGGAGGCACGTGGAGTTCTTCGGGACCTTCTTGAAGAACTACTGGAGACCCTACGCGGTTGACAGGGAGATGACCGAACTCTTCGTCTACGTCATCGCGTTGATCTACAACTCCTCGATGTACACCTCGGTCCTGTCTCGGGTCCCCGAGACTCAGCTCGCCCATTGACTTCTCGAGCGAGCAAGTCGAGTGGGGTAGTGAGGGGTATGTTGAAAATTCTGTTTTTCTCCACAATTGGTTAATTTGTCTTACAGTATAAGATCGATCTTCAGTTACACTGAAAGATATAACTGTATTTCATCCTTGAAATCTTATAATATTATATTTCTCTCTTGATATTTTTATTCAATTATTTGCGTTCGGGACACTCTCTCGAGCTTGATTACTTTTGCACCCATCCTCTCAGCCTCTTCAACTACCCACTTCCCGACCTTTCTGGCGAAGTCCTCCATAATACGCCTAGCCTTTTGATGGAGGGAGTGGATCCTATTCACTATCCTCCTATTCTCTCTCCACCTTCTTGAGTATTTCATCTGAAGATTTTCAGCTAAAGACTTCCAGTGGTGGACTTCCTCAATGCGGGTCGGGATCCTGACGTAGTGTTTATCGTCCTTCCCTACTACGACCTCGCTCATGTTAATATCAACAGCGACGCTGGACTTAGCTTCGACTTTCTCCAACGGTCTCTCAAAAACGACCTTGAGGAAAGCCTTCCCATCCTTGATCAATAACCTAGCCTCCTTCATCTTCCAGCTCATGTAGTCCTTCAAGTTTCTAGGATAACCTAGAATTGGTAGTTCGCCAACCCCAGCAATCCTAACAGTCATGTTATCTAAGTCCACATTATAACTTGCTTTAGGAGTTAGCCAAACTGTTGGCTTGTATACCCTAGGGAAACGGCCCCTCTTGGGATTATTGTACCAACCCTTGTACGTCGCGAGGGCATCCCTATAACAATCCTCAGCAATTCTTGGTGGTAGATTATATTCCTCCCTTAACCTCGTGTATAATTCCTCGTGTATTCTTCCCAATACTCCCTTTTCATTGGGATTTGGAACATTCTCTTTCAACCAGAATAGGGTGAAATGCAGTGCTTTAACATGGTTATTTACGAGGGTTAGGAGGGAATCGGATAGGGCGATCTTCATAGAAACGGTAGCTCTGATCGCTTTAACCCTCCTAGCCATCAGAGAAATCTCGAAAAAGACGTATTTAAATTTCCATCCCCGCCCCTAGGCGAGGCTTTCATCCTTTTGTAAAATAACTGCTCTACATTATCGGCTAGACCACTTCAGTCACCTTAAGTTCTCTTCCAAAGCTCCATATCCTCCTCCACCCGGAGTCTCCACAATGACTTCCTCTCCTGGACTCACTTTCACTGTGAACTTACTGGGCATTTCCTTTCCTCCTACGATAACCCTCCCCGGTTTACCGTTCTCTCCTCCCCTCAATCCCCAAGGCCCCATCAGGAACCTATCAGCCAGCACTGAGAGAGTTCCCCCCTGAACTAAAATGAAGGACCTGATGACTCCGTCTCCTCCCCTAAATTTCCCTCTCCCTCCGCTTCCCTCCCTTATCCTGTATCCCGTGAATAATATCGGGAACTGTCTCTCGGCCACCTCTATGGGCGTATTAAGTGTATTACTCATCCTGGAATGGACTCCACTAACGCCGTCTCCGTTGGGTCTAGCCCCGGATCCTCCGCCCACAGTCTCGTAATAGGACCAAGGCTTTCCGTCAAAGCCTCCCATCATGACGTTCATCATGGTCCCACTGGACCCTGCAGGGACCCTGCCCGGAAGGGCTTGGGAAAGGGCCTTAAACATTGCGTCCACTATCCTTTCGGAGGTCTCAACGTTACCCCCGCCCACTGCGGCTGGCTTCCTTGGATTTACCAGAGACCCCTCCTCTGCCCTTACCTCCAACAGCGAATAGAAGCCCTCATTGGTGGGTAAGTCCTGCAACATCGACCTTATGGAGAAAGCAACAGAGGAGAAGGTGACCCCGAGGACCGCGTTAAGCGGACCCTGAATTTGCGGGGAAGTGCCAGAGAAGTTCACCTCTATCCCATCCCCTATTCTCAGGTAAACCTTGACGGGTAGGAAGTCTTGTCCCCATTCCAAGTAGTCTACCCCGAGAAACTCCCCCCTGGGCCATTTCCCTATCTCCTTCCCCACTATATTTGAGGTATACCTCAAGGACCTCTCCCACCCTTCCACGACTCTCTCCCTACCGTATTTGGTTACGAGCTCACTTATCCTAGAGATCCCGAGCCTGTTCGCAGCCACTTGGGCCTGAAGATCTCCCAACGAGTACTCCGGTACCTTGAAGTTCTCCTCCACTATCCTCAAGACGTCCTTAACAATTTCTCCTCTCCTCATGAACTTTACGGGTGGAATCACTACTCCCTCCTCGAAGAGCGTGGTGGCGTTGGGGTTAATGCTCCCTGGAACTGGACCACCCACGTCTACGTGGTGGGCCTTATTGATCACGTACCCTATCCCCGTGGCCATGATCACCCCAACGTCATTGAGGTGAGTACCAGATATGTAGGGATCATTAAAGACCACAGCGTCTCCTGGTCCCAGCTCCATCCCTTCCCGTTCCAGGTAGTTCAGGACGTTCCTCACTCCTATCTTGAACGACCCAAGGTGGACAGGTATGTGCTCAGCCTGGGCCACTATTCTTCCGTTCTCGTCCACCACAGCACAACTGTGGTCCATTCTCTCCCTTATGTTGGGAGAAAGGGCGCTCCTCTTCAGAGTAGCCCCCATTTCCTCTGCAATGAAGATCGTTGCCTTGTTAATTATTTCCCAGCTCATTCTCTCACCATGACTAAAGACCCAGACTCGTCAACCTTGGCTCTCCAGCCCTCTCCAACTAACGTCGTTGAACTGTACTCCTCCACGATGGACGGTCCCTCCACCTCGAATCCCAGGGGGAGCTCCTCCCTCCTGTATACCTTGGCCTTCACCCAATGGTCCATTAACACCTCCCTCTCCCCTGGATGTGGCGTCCCTGAGGGGAAATGGGTTAGTTTGACCCTCATGCCTTCCACGACGCCGAAGACTCTGATTGTCACCACTTCGACCTCCCTGTCCAATTTGAAACCGTAGGTCCTCTGGTGAAGTTCCTCGAACGCCTCCCTGACCTTCTTTACATCTCCCACCGGTACAGTTAACTCCCATCCCTGTCCCTCATATCTAACGTCGGCTTGCCTCACGAACGAAGCTCCGGGAAGTCTCCTCCTCACCCTATCCTCAAGTTCTAGAAAGGCTTGGTCCAAGTCCCTTGGATATGACATTGACTCCTCAACCTTGATGTCGGCGAGCATCATTCCAAGGGCACTGAATAGTCCCGGATGGGGCGGAACTACGACCCTAGAGATCCCTATCTCCTCAGCTAACTTGAAGGCGTATTGAGGACCTGCTCCTCCAAAGGAGAACAGGGCGAACTCGCTGGGGTCCAATCCTCTCTCCACAGTGACTAGCCTAATGGCCCTGGCCATCTCCAAGGTGGCTAGGGATGTCGCCTTCAATGCAACTTCATGCTTATTGCCCAGGGAAGAGAGACCCATCTCCGCCAGATCCTTCCTTAACTTCAATCCTCCCGCTAGGACATCGTTGATCCAACCCAGGACCAGGGAGGCGTCAGTTAGGGTAGGGGAACTTCCTCCCTTCCCGTAACACATGGGTCCGGGGTCAGCCCCTGCACTTAGTGGGCCCACCCTCAAAGCCCCGCCCTGATCCTCCCAGATTATGGATCCTCCTCCCGCAGACACCTCCACTAGGTCCAGGAACGGAAACCTGATCGGGTATCCGGTGCCCTTAACTAGTCTACCGTAATGGGTTCTCCCTCCCACCTCATACTCCAGGGTTATTGAGACCTCTCCGTTAACGATGGAGCTCGCCTTGGCCGTGGTTCCTCCCATATCGAAGGCAATCACGTTTGTCTTTAGTGTCCTTGAGAAAAGGGAAGCACCCACGGCTCCCGCTGCCGGACCCGACTCAATGACCTGAACTGGTCTCTCGCTGGCCTCCCTCACGTCCACTAACCCCCCTGAACTTGACATGACCAGGAGGGATGGGTTTCCCCTCTCATTGATTTTCTCCCTCAATGTGGAGAGGTAATTAGTCACAACGGGCATTAGCATGGAGTTGATCACGGTAGTTGAAGTTCTCTCATATTCCCTTGGAGTGGGGGAAACCTCGTGGGAGACTGAGACGTACTTGAAATGCTCTTTCACTATCTCCTTGGCTCTCCTCTCGTGGGCCGGGTTTAGATAGGAGTGAAGAAAAGAGATAGCCAGGGAGGTAGCACCCAGTTTCTTAGCCTCCCTCACCGCGCTCTCAACTTCGGCCTCATTTAATGCCCTTAACTCCTCTCCTCTGGGACCGACTCTCTCTGTGACTTCAAACCTCAACTCCCTTGGCACTAGAGGGTTGGGTTTAGTGAAGAAAGGGTTGTAAAGCTCCGGTCTGTTCTGCCTTCCGATCTCTATGACGTCCCTGAAGCCCTTGGTGGTAATTAGGGCCACCTTAGGGAGCTCCAGGTTTACTTGTCCAAGTAAAGAATTAGTGGCAATCGTGGTCGCGTGGACTACGAGGTCAGGTGGATCGAATCTCTTGAGGCCCTCCATCACCCCGATCTCTGGGTTCCTTGGGGTAGTTGGCCCCTTATACACTTTGATCTCGCCTGAGTCAAGGTATACAACGTCTGTGAAAGTACCTCCAACGTCTACAGAAGCGATCCTCATG containing:
- a CDS encoding hydantoinase/oxoprolinase family protein, producing the protein MRIASVDVGGTFTDVVYLDSGEIKVYKGPTTPRNPEIGVMEGLKRFDPPDLVVHATTIATNSLLGQVNLELPKVALITTKGFRDVIEIGRQNRPELYNPFFTKPNPLVPRELRFEVTERVGPRGEELRALNEAEVESAVREAKKLGATSLAISFLHSYLNPAHERRAKEIVKEHFKYVSVSHEVSPTPREYERTSTTVINSMLMPVVTNYLSTLREKINERGNPSLLVMSSSGGLVDVREASERPVQVIESGPAAGAVGASLFSRTLKTNVIAFDMGGTTAKASSIVNGEVSITLEYEVGGRTHYGRLVKGTGYPIRFPFLDLVEVSAGGGSIIWEDQGGALRVGPLSAGADPGPMCYGKGGSSPTLTDASLVLGWINDVLAGGLKLRKDLAEMGLSSLGNKHEVALKATSLATLEMARAIRLVTVERGLDPSEFALFSFGGAGPQYAFKLAEEIGISRVVVPPHPGLFSALGMMLADIKVEESMSYPRDLDQAFLELEDRVRRRLPGASFVRQADVRYEGQGWELTVPVGDVKKVREAFEELHQRTYGFKLDREVEVVTIRVFGVVEGMRVKLTHFPSGTPHPGEREVLMDHWVKAKVYRREELPLGFEVEGPSIVEEYSSTTLVGEGWRAKVDESGSLVMVRE